One Chitinophagaceae bacterium C216 genomic window carries:
- the ypdB_1 gene encoding Transcriptional regulatory protein YpdB, whose amino-acid sequence MAFNNIYDCIIADDHEIDRLTTLAFAKKYAFLNIVGVYENAEAALAEVNQLKPQVLLLDIDMGEKSGLQLRRQLMSIDACIFITSYPDYAIESFEVAALDFLVKPLKAERFDRAMMRLQAYLELKYKSELFDYSLNGDTIFVKDGHNHIKIKLHEILYLEALKDYTRIVTRRKKHCVLISLGNLLTNPSFKSFVRVHRSYAVQKHFIDRITPQHVWVNDVKIPVGRSYKEGLQQLYFNASED is encoded by the coding sequence GTGGCTTTTAACAATATATACGACTGCATTATTGCCGATGATCATGAAATAGATAGATTGACCACGTTGGCCTTTGCAAAAAAATATGCGTTTCTAAATATTGTGGGTGTTTATGAAAATGCAGAAGCAGCGTTGGCGGAAGTGAATCAACTCAAACCACAGGTTCTACTGTTGGACATTGATATGGGAGAAAAAAGTGGTCTTCAGCTGCGTCGGCAACTTATGAGTATAGATGCCTGTATATTTATTACTTCTTACCCCGATTATGCTATTGAAAGTTTCGAAGTGGCTGCACTCGACTTTTTAGTGAAGCCATTGAAGGCAGAAAGGTTTGACAGAGCCATGATGAGATTGCAAGCGTACCTGGAGTTAAAGTATAAATCAGAGTTGTTCGATTATAGTCTAAATGGCGATACAATCTTTGTTAAAGATGGTCATAACCATATCAAGATAAAGTTACATGAGATTCTTTACTTGGAGGCATTGAAGGATTATACCCGTATTGTAACGAGAAGAAAGAAGCATTGTGTATTGATATCTTTAGGAAACTTACTTACAAACCCTTCTTTTAAAAGTTTTGTGCGAGTACACAGAAGTTACGCAGTGCAAAAGCATTTTATTGATAGAATAACACCCCAGCATGTATGGGTTAATGATGTAAAAATACCGGTAGGGAGAAGTTATAAGGAAGGGCTGCAACAATTATATTTCAATGCATCTGAAGATTGA
- the sasA_5 gene encoding Adaptive-response sensory-kinase SasA produces MRYFITVGLLFTCLFSWTQSVKKAITDSLLSTAQQYFAAFRYDSALYYYEKVLHEYRKADDKRNIATTLKGIGDAFYYQKQYNAALSALEEAIKIWKQLGAAKEIAVVQTSLGAIYMDQGNHAASRDILRQAIHTFTNLDDKNALLTAYLNLGTNDSRDGNYPMAIENYLASLKMAEALGNKKMMAYNYLNLSAANLHINELDRALENLRKSLSISGEIGDKPAMAISHLNMSLVLKSQHKFTEARRQLALAIPIFEELKDYSSLQAAQMNFGRIYEEEGDDEKALATYLAADEMMNSNATLPWLKVGNYQYIASMYNKLQQPSKARPWLEKALAIAKELNSDVVYADVYQNLSVADSLDGNYERALYNYKQHIVYKEKVFNEKNIKKAATLELQYINERKADSVKFVHQQQQLALQKEMQLASLRHEYETKQARAKSEAERQKLQQEEALKRQAIATEFKMAQLRSEQEQTQLLAHQQKQEAANKIKIQSEKNLRNLSLAGLLLIAVVGGLLFHQNQVRRKTNTTLLTLNNELDEANKIKTKFFGILSHDLRGPIVNLINFLHLQKEMPDIFDKEREAHHQKQLTESAENLLETMEAMLLWSKSQMERFAPQQKTIPVQDLFEFLQKQFHQPNINFQFHNPGQLVVRSDEDYLKTIMYNLTSNAVKALANTKNPQIVWKSHTNGSKVELSITDNGPGVHEEQLEALYNENAVVSTRHGLGLHLIRDLAKAINCRVYYQSSIEKGSVFQIIM; encoded by the coding sequence ATGAGGTACTTTATTACAGTGGGACTGCTTTTTACGTGCCTGTTTTCTTGGACACAGTCTGTAAAAAAAGCTATCACCGACTCATTGTTGAGCACAGCCCAGCAATATTTTGCGGCCTTCCGTTACGACTCTGCTTTATATTACTATGAAAAAGTCCTCCATGAGTATAGAAAGGCGGATGATAAACGAAATATTGCCACAACTTTAAAAGGAATAGGGGATGCATTTTATTACCAGAAGCAATATAATGCTGCGCTGTCTGCATTGGAAGAAGCTATTAAGATTTGGAAACAGCTGGGAGCTGCTAAAGAAATTGCTGTAGTGCAAACATCGTTAGGTGCTATTTATATGGATCAAGGGAATCACGCTGCATCTCGCGATATACTTCGACAAGCTATTCATACTTTTACCAACTTAGATGATAAGAACGCCCTACTCACCGCTTATTTGAACCTAGGCACCAATGATTCTCGCGATGGAAATTATCCGATGGCCATAGAAAATTATTTAGCATCATTAAAGATGGCCGAAGCATTGGGAAACAAAAAAATGATGGCTTATAACTATTTGAATTTAAGTGCAGCTAATTTACACATAAATGAACTGGATCGTGCGCTGGAGAATTTGAGAAAATCATTGAGCATTTCTGGGGAGATAGGAGATAAACCAGCTATGGCAATCTCTCACCTTAACATGTCGTTGGTGCTTAAAAGTCAACATAAATTTACTGAAGCTAGGAGGCAGTTGGCATTGGCAATTCCCATTTTTGAGGAGCTGAAAGATTATTCCTCTTTACAAGCTGCGCAGATGAACTTTGGACGTATATATGAGGAAGAAGGAGATGATGAAAAGGCTTTAGCAACTTATCTTGCGGCGGATGAAATGATGAATAGCAACGCTACCTTACCGTGGCTAAAGGTGGGAAACTACCAGTATATCGCCAGTATGTACAACAAGCTACAGCAGCCATCGAAGGCTCGTCCCTGGTTGGAGAAGGCATTGGCTATAGCAAAAGAGCTCAATTCGGATGTAGTGTATGCCGACGTGTATCAAAATCTATCAGTGGCTGATAGTTTGGACGGTAATTATGAGAGGGCTCTCTATAATTATAAACAACACATAGTATATAAAGAGAAAGTCTTTAACGAAAAAAACATTAAAAAGGCAGCTACTTTAGAATTGCAATATATTAATGAGCGGAAGGCCGATTCCGTGAAATTCGTTCATCAGCAGCAGCAATTGGCTTTGCAAAAAGAAATGCAATTGGCATCGTTGCGTCATGAGTATGAAACAAAACAGGCAAGGGCAAAATCAGAAGCCGAGCGGCAGAAATTGCAGCAGGAAGAAGCTTTAAAACGACAAGCAATAGCGACAGAGTTTAAAATGGCTCAATTAAGAAGCGAGCAGGAACAGACGCAGCTATTAGCCCATCAACAAAAGCAGGAAGCCGCTAATAAAATAAAAATACAATCTGAAAAGAACCTGCGAAATCTTTCTTTGGCCGGATTGTTACTCATCGCAGTTGTGGGAGGCCTTCTTTTTCACCAGAATCAAGTACGCCGTAAAACAAATACTACTTTGCTAACCTTGAATAACGAATTGGATGAAGCCAATAAAATTAAGACCAAATTTTTTGGCATCCTTAGCCACGATCTCCGTGGTCCTATCGTGAACCTGATTAACTTTTTGCATCTGCAAAAGGAAATGCCGGATATTTTTGACAAAGAACGTGAAGCGCATCACCAAAAACAATTAACCGAATCCGCAGAAAATTTATTGGAAACGATGGAAGCAATGCTTTTGTGGAGTAAGAGCCAAATGGAGCGGTTTGCCCCTCAACAAAAGACTATTCCCGTGCAGGATTTATTTGAATTTCTTCAAAAACAATTTCACCAGCCGAACATAAATTTTCAATTTCATAACCCCGGTCAGTTAGTGGTACGTTCGGATGAAGATTATCTCAAAACCATTATGTACAATCTAACTTCCAACGCAGTAAAGGCATTGGCCAATACCAAGAATCCACAAATTGTTTGGAAAAGCCATACAAATGGCAGTAAAGTAGAATTAAGTATTACCGACAATGGTCCGGGCGTGCACGAGGAACAATTGGAGGCCTTATATAACGAGAATGCTGTAGTAAGCACACGCCACGGACTCGGTTTACATCTTATTCGTGATCTAGCCAAGGCTATTAATTGTAGAGTATATTATCAATCAAGCATCGAAAAAGGATCTGTTTTTCAAATAATTATGTAA
- a CDS encoding Peroxiredoxin has translation MALRLGDIAPDFTAQSTEGEIKFHEYLGDGWGILFSHPADYTPVCTTELGRTAQLKEEFAKRNTKVLAVSVDPLESHHGWKNDINETQNCSVDFPILADPNREIATLYDMIHPNASEKATVRSLFIIGPDKKIKLIITYPASTGRNFNEILRVLDSLQLTAYESVATPADWQHGQDVIVLPSISTEDAIKKFPKGVKEIKPYLRYTPQPNL, from the coding sequence ATGGCATTAAGATTAGGCGACATTGCCCCTGACTTTACCGCACAATCTACAGAGGGGGAAATTAAATTTCATGAATACCTAGGAGATGGCTGGGGTATTCTTTTCTCTCACCCTGCGGACTATACTCCTGTATGTACTACAGAGTTAGGTAGAACTGCTCAATTGAAAGAAGAATTTGCGAAGCGTAATACCAAAGTTCTGGCTGTGAGTGTAGACCCGCTGGAAAGCCACCATGGCTGGAAAAATGATATCAACGAAACTCAAAACTGTAGTGTAGACTTCCCGATTCTGGCTGATCCGAACAGGGAAATCGCTACTTTGTATGATATGATTCATCCCAATGCTTCTGAAAAGGCAACAGTACGTTCCTTGTTCATCATTGGGCCGGATAAGAAAATTAAATTGATCATCACTTATCCTGCTTCTACTGGTAGAAACTTTAATGAAATACTTCGTGTGTTGGATTCACTGCAGTTAACAGCATACGAAAGCGTGGCTACACCAGCAGACTGGCAGCATGGTCAGGATGTAATTGTGTTGCCTTCTATCAGCACTGAAGATGCTATTAAAAAATTCCCTAAAGGAGTAAAAGAAATCAAACCTTACTTACGTTATACTCCTCAACCCAATTTATAG
- the cysH gene encoding Thioredoxin-dependent 5'-adenylylsulfate reductase: protein MLTEQQIQDIENASLDEALTLITQLFPEGVVFSTSLGQEDQVITHAIARNQLPVKIFTLDTGRLFNEHYELLEKTNARYRTNIQVYFPETADVEKYVNEKGVNAFYESVDNRKECCFIRKVKPLNRALQGAKVWITGLRAEQSENRKGMKMLEWDDARQLYKFNPLIHWSYDQMIDYIKANNTPYNPLHDKGFISIGCAPCTRAIEPGEDARAGRWWWEVSHKECGLHVN, encoded by the coding sequence ATGCTGACAGAACAACAAATACAGGATATAGAAAACGCTTCACTGGATGAAGCTCTTACTTTAATAACGCAACTGTTTCCTGAAGGAGTGGTGTTCTCCACCTCTCTGGGGCAGGAAGATCAGGTGATTACTCACGCTATAGCCAGAAATCAACTTCCTGTAAAAATATTTACGCTCGATACGGGCCGACTGTTTAACGAACACTACGAGTTACTCGAAAAAACCAACGCCCGTTACAGAACCAATATTCAGGTTTATTTTCCCGAGACTGCCGATGTGGAAAAATACGTAAATGAAAAAGGGGTTAATGCTTTTTACGAATCTGTAGATAATCGTAAAGAGTGTTGCTTTATCAGGAAAGTAAAACCACTGAATCGCGCTCTTCAAGGCGCTAAAGTTTGGATTACAGGTCTGCGTGCAGAGCAGTCTGAAAATCGCAAAGGAATGAAAATGCTAGAATGGGACGATGCCCGCCAGTTATACAAATTCAATCCACTCATACATTGGTCCTACGATCAAATGATTGATTATATAAAGGCAAACAACACCCCCTACAACCCCTTACACGACAAGGGATTCATCAGTATTGGCTGTGCACCCTGTACCAGGGCTATCGAGCCCGGGGAAGATGCCCGTGCCGGCCGTTGGTGGTGGGAAGTATCGCATAAAGAATGCGGACTTCATGTTAACTAA